In Candidatus Desulfarcum epimagneticum, the following are encoded in one genomic region:
- a CDS encoding hypothetical protein (Evidence 5 : Unknown function) translates to MPLDDSQNFYDFDGDGRGNQTAWVSSDDGILALDAGNDRMIQNADEIRFDGYAQRAEEEGDVTKHDFNNDDAVDIRDFDTDGNGVVSDLEGLRYFDSNKDGVLDSADEQFDSFGVFSDFDDDGVTGSREFRTLSEMGITSINLSSDSIDRVQSGDAIVGMGTYTKTDGSQGALADVVLEYDPGEYGILEGSGGDDALSADDDQSAVIYGGAGDDAIEGSLKGDLLSGNSGQDDLRGRLGDDVYVFGRGFGHDVLSDQYGITWNHYSDSGWIGDDGKRTFDRSFKDAAPMGKKDTKTITWRYYSSSGWAGTDIDGNVFDKNHDRVAPSGEEGKRRVTWNFYSKLKRTGTNDAPSWVEIGSGWVGTDGTGKTFDLDGNPVTPVGHKDVKLRGYDYWSGIYDGYYGDRVDPVNKAYDVAPVKKEYAMSSDFQEYNAGHDTLALGEGVALGDLAFKKDGGDLKIGILEDSQVAADLDAASFKTLSDIVTLKDFFNENKRIETLSFSDGGVLDLNRVVETSHIQDGEVIHADESLIRYFESQGVELSTYDSISARSSTAGDEGNNDLSANYNEPAVIYGGGGDDAISGSQGKDMVSGDGGDDVLRGSLGDDDYIFGRGFGHDTLTDDYSVTWNHYSTSGWIGTDDAGRVFDENFNDATPSGKMDTQNITWRHYSNSGWAGRDVDGNYINKSGNRVSPSGQIDSGKITWNFYSLRKYNSGSKSFFEVGSGWVGTDSAGNVFDENRNPITPVGVKDVRQAFIDMLGMYNYPVAPRTETYRIAPQSGEFGVASRSEQYDAGDDTLILGQGIALSDLAFKVENGDLKIGLLDQTQRDASLDAASFDALADIVTLTDFFNGKRRIENLRFSDGATLDLAEVAKFTGLTEATELQVFKPNDAMMTHLAGQGLAIVGYDTGFAADPVMTQTDNELSGTALNDIIDGGQGNDTISGEEGNDMLAGGLGNDVLSGGAGDDAYRFDPGDGRDVIINKDPDSSNDRLVFGDGIDTGDLWFERRNDDLLVEIAGTEDAVTIKDWYLGDEYKLDRFEASSGSPIMASDVFGLLNNGDDHFRAYYDRSADMSGGAGDDTLEGSWRGDRLSGDSGADTLKGGAGDDEYVFGRGFGRDTIDDHYNVTWNHYSKSGWIGTDDLGKTFDENFDPAAPSGTKDREVVTWEYYSGSGWVGTDIDGNVFDEDRNPVTPSGTKGVQTLTWTHYASYNGGGSGWVATDGTGKTFDDSGNPVVPKGTRNREWVDIGEFGGFLGIPTSRPAETRSMDSRIMSYEMAIRTEQYNSGHDVLAMGEGVALGDLAFKMDGEDLKIGILEDSRPEAGLDAASFETLSDIVTLKDFFNENKRIETLRFSDGDALDLTRVVETSHIQDGEVIHTDESLIGYFESQGVELSTYDSISARSSTAGDSGNNDLSANYNEPAVIYGGGGDDVISGSQGKDMLSGDGGDDVLRGSLGDDDYIFGRGFGHDTITDDAGDDTLILGQGVVLSDLAFKVENGDLKIGLLDESQRAASLDAASFDALADIVTLTGFFDEKNRVENLRFSGGSTLDLAKLAEFTGITDGQVIKPNDAMMTHLAGQGFAVAGYDTGFAADVAINKTDNELSGTALNDIIDGGQGNDTISGGEGDDILAGGLGNDVLSGGAGDDAYRFELGDGRDVIINKDQNSSDDRLVFGDGIDSASVLFQSSGNDLLVKIAGTEDSLTIKSWYLGDEFRLDRFELSTGLYLMASDVDKLVEAMEVEDFDFSDVGDLELQDLPGSWPGAVAGNWRSTPLHVGTEMNDTLFGNADDDLIYGGAGDDALHGQDGDDTLYGGGGNDMLSGMEGDDVLSGGSGSDTLWGWLGNDELNGGAGDDELYGQQGDDFLNGGAGNDVFYGHEGKDVLNGDDGNDRVYGGTDDDVLYGGAGDDDLHGQGGDDTLYGGGGNDMLSGMEGNDVFFGGSGSDTLWGWLGNDVLNGGAGDDELYGQQGDDFLNGGAGDDVLHGHEGNDVLNGDDGNDRVYGEAGDDKLYGGAGNDALHGQEGNDVLFGDDGDDMLSGMEGNDVLSGGRGSDTLWGWLGNDVLNGGAGDDELYGQQGDDFLNGGAGDDVLHGHEGNDVLNGDDGNDVVYGGAGNDEYRFEVGDGRDVIMNHDALSSNDRVAFGDGIDPDNLWFRREGNDLTVEILGTGDQVTVRDWHLGAEFQVDRFQVSSGSSLTASDVQALVDAMAGFAPVPGEIAGPAPHDLPDSLKPVIAAQWQ, encoded by the coding sequence GTGCCCCTTGATGATTCTCAGAATTTTTATGATTTCGACGGCGACGGCCGGGGCAACCAGACGGCCTGGGTGTCAAGCGATGACGGCATTCTGGCCCTGGACGCCGGGAATGACCGAATGATCCAAAACGCCGATGAGATCCGGTTTGACGGATACGCCCAGCGGGCTGAAGAAGAAGGGGATGTGACAAAGCATGATTTCAACAACGACGACGCGGTGGACATCCGGGATTTTGACACCGACGGAAACGGCGTGGTCAGCGATCTTGAGGGACTGCGTTATTTTGACAGCAATAAGGACGGGGTCCTGGACAGCGCCGATGAACAGTTTGATTCTTTCGGGGTTTTCTCCGATTTTGACGATGACGGGGTCACAGGAAGCCGGGAGTTCAGAACCCTTTCCGAGATGGGTATCACATCCATCAATCTTTCTTCCGATTCGATTGACCGGGTCCAAAGCGGGGACGCCATTGTGGGGATGGGGACCTACACGAAAACGGATGGAAGCCAAGGCGCCCTGGCGGACGTGGTCCTGGAATACGATCCCGGGGAATACGGGATACTGGAGGGCTCAGGGGGAGATGACGCGCTTTCGGCGGATGATGACCAGTCGGCCGTGATCTACGGCGGGGCCGGGGATGACGCGATTGAGGGAAGCCTGAAAGGGGATTTGCTTTCGGGAAACAGCGGCCAGGATGATCTACGGGGCCGCCTGGGCGATGACGTGTATGTGTTTGGCCGGGGATTCGGGCATGATGTCTTGTCGGATCAATACGGGATTACGTGGAATCACTATTCGGACTCCGGCTGGATCGGGGACGACGGCAAAAGGACCTTTGACCGGAGCTTCAAAGACGCCGCGCCCATGGGCAAAAAAGACACGAAAACCATCACGTGGCGTTATTACTCAAGTTCCGGATGGGCCGGAACGGATATAGACGGGAATGTGTTTGACAAAAATCACGACCGCGTTGCGCCGTCGGGAGAAGAAGGCAAACGGCGTGTCACCTGGAATTTTTATTCAAAACTTAAACGGACAGGGACCAATGACGCGCCGTCCTGGGTTGAGATCGGGTCCGGCTGGGTGGGAACCGATGGAACAGGTAAAACGTTTGATTTGGATGGAAACCCTGTGACCCCGGTGGGGCACAAGGATGTCAAGTTAAGGGGATATGATTACTGGTCGGGTATTTACGACGGGTATTATGGAGATCGCGTGGATCCTGTGAACAAGGCATACGACGTCGCGCCTGTGAAAAAGGAATACGCCATGTCCTCTGATTTCCAGGAATATAACGCCGGTCATGACACCCTGGCCCTGGGCGAGGGCGTGGCTCTGGGCGATCTGGCCTTTAAAAAGGACGGCGGGGATTTGAAGATCGGGATATTGGAAGATTCCCAGGTAGCGGCGGACCTGGACGCCGCGTCCTTTAAAACCCTTTCCGACATTGTCACCTTAAAAGATTTCTTTAATGAAAACAAGAGGATAGAAACCCTTTCTTTTTCCGACGGCGGAGTCCTGGATTTGAACCGGGTGGTGGAAACGTCCCATATTCAGGACGGGGAGGTGATCCACGCTGACGAGAGTCTGATCCGCTATTTTGAAAGCCAGGGCGTGGAGCTTTCCACCTATGATTCCATCTCCGCAAGAAGTTCAACGGCCGGCGACGAAGGGAATAATGATTTGTCGGCGAATTATAACGAACCGGCTGTTATATATGGCGGAGGAGGGGATGACGCCATTTCCGGGAGCCAGGGTAAAGACATGGTTTCCGGAGACGGGGGGGATGATGTCCTCAGGGGAAGCCTGGGGGATGACGATTATATTTTCGGGCGCGGATTCGGTCATGACACTTTGACGGATGATTACAGTGTGACCTGGAATCACTATTCGACGTCCGGATGGATCGGAACGGATGATGCGGGCAGAGTCTTTGATGAGAATTTCAATGACGCAACCCCTTCGGGGAAAATGGACACTCAGAATATCACATGGCGCCATTATTCCAATTCCGGATGGGCGGGAAGGGATGTGGATGGAAATTATATTAATAAAAGCGGGAACCGGGTTTCTCCCTCGGGCCAGATCGACTCGGGGAAGATCACTTGGAATTTTTATTCACTTCGTAAATATAATTCGGGGAGCAAAAGTTTTTTCGAGGTTGGATCAGGCTGGGTGGGAACGGATTCAGCCGGAAATGTTTTTGATGAAAATCGCAACCCGATCACCCCTGTGGGAGTGAAAGATGTCAGACAGGCTTTTATTGATATGCTTGGTATGTATAATTACCCTGTGGCCCCAAGAACAGAAACATACCGTATCGCCCCTCAGTCAGGCGAGTTTGGAGTGGCGTCCAGAAGCGAACAATATGACGCCGGCGATGACACCCTGATCCTGGGCCAGGGCATTGCCTTGAGCGATCTGGCTTTTAAGGTGGAGAACGGCGATTTGAAAATTGGTCTGCTGGATCAGACCCAGAGAGACGCGAGCCTGGACGCCGCTTCCTTTGACGCCCTGGCAGACATTGTCACTCTCACGGATTTTTTTAACGGGAAAAGACGCATAGAGAATCTCCGTTTTTCTGACGGCGCCACACTCGACTTGGCCGAAGTGGCGAAGTTCACGGGACTGACGGAGGCGACGGAGCTTCAAGTCTTCAAACCCAATGACGCCATGATGACTCATCTGGCGGGCCAGGGGCTTGCCATAGTCGGCTATGACACAGGCTTTGCCGCAGACCCTGTGATGACCCAAACGGACAATGAGCTTTCCGGAACCGCGCTCAACGATATCATAGATGGCGGCCAAGGCAACGACACCATTTCCGGGGAAGAAGGGAACGACATGCTTGCCGGCGGCCTGGGTAATGACGTTCTTTCCGGCGGGGCCGGAGACGACGCGTATCGTTTTGATCCGGGCGACGGCCGGGATGTCATCATCAACAAAGACCCCGATTCGTCAAATGACAGGCTGGTGTTTGGGGACGGAATAGACACGGGCGACCTGTGGTTTGAGAGAAGAAATGACGACCTCCTGGTGGAGATTGCCGGAACCGAAGATGCCGTGACCATTAAAGACTGGTATCTGGGCGATGAATATAAACTGGACCGATTCGAGGCGTCATCGGGATCGCCGATTATGGCTTCGGATGTTTTCGGTTTGCTTAACAACGGGGATGATCATTTCAGGGCTTATTATGACAGGTCTGCGGACATGTCCGGAGGAGCCGGAGATGACACCCTTGAAGGGAGCTGGAGAGGGGACAGGCTTTCCGGGGACAGCGGCGCCGACACCCTGAAAGGCGGGGCCGGAGACGATGAGTATGTTTTCGGGCGCGGATTCGGACGCGACACGATAGACGATCATTACAATGTGACCTGGAACCATTATTCAAAATCCGGCTGGATCGGGACAGATGACCTGGGCAAAACCTTTGATGAGAATTTTGATCCCGCCGCTCCCTCGGGAACAAAGGACAGGGAGGTGGTCACCTGGGAATATTATTCCGGTTCCGGATGGGTGGGGACAGATATAGATGGCAATGTTTTTGATGAAGACAGAAATCCTGTCACCCCTTCAGGAACCAAGGGCGTGCAGACTCTCACCTGGACTCACTATGCGTCCTACAATGGAGGCGGATCAGGCTGGGTGGCGACGGACGGCACAGGCAAAACATTTGATGATTCAGGCAATCCCGTTGTTCCGAAGGGAACAAGGAATCGCGAGTGGGTAGATATTGGTGAGTTTGGCGGTTTTCTCGGCATTCCAACTTCCAGACCTGCGGAGACAAGGAGTATGGATTCCAGGATAATGTCATACGAGATGGCCATCAGGACCGAACAGTATAATTCCGGTCATGACGTTCTGGCGATGGGCGAGGGGGTGGCCCTGGGCGATCTGGCCTTTAAAATGGACGGCGAGGATTTGAAGATCGGGATACTGGAAGATTCCCGTCCGGAGGCGGGCTTGGACGCCGCGTCCTTTGAAACCCTTTCCGACATTGTCACGTTAAAAGATTTTTTTAATGAAAATAAGAGGATAGAAACCCTTCGTTTTTCCGACGGAGATGCTCTGGATTTGACCCGGGTGGTGGAAACGTCCCATATTCAGGACGGGGAAGTGATCCACACAGACGAGAGCCTGATCGGCTATTTTGAAAGCCAGGGCGTGGAGCTTTCCACCTATGACTCCATCTCCGCAAGAAGCTCAACAGCCGGTGACAGCGGGAATAATGATTTGTCGGCGAATTATAACGAACCGGCTGTTATATATGGCGGAGGAGGGGATGACGTCATTTCCGGAAGCCAGGGGAAAGACATGCTTTCCGGAGACGGGGGGGATGATGTCCTCAGGGGCAGCCTGGGGGATGACGATTATATTTTCGGGCGCGGATTCGGCCATGACACCATAACGGATGACGCCGGCGATGACACCCTGATCCTTGGCCAGGGCGTTGTCCTGAGCGATCTTGCCTTTAAAGTGGAGAACGGTGATCTGAAAATCGGTCTTCTTGATGAAAGCCAGAGGGCCGCGAGCCTGGACGCCGCTTCGTTTGACGCCCTGGCAGACATTGTCACGCTCACGGGGTTTTTTGATGAGAAAAATCGGGTGGAGAACCTCCGATTTTCCGGAGGCTCCACCCTCGACTTGGCCAAATTGGCGGAGTTCACAGGCATAACGGACGGACAGGTCATCAAACCCAATGACGCCATGATGACTCATCTGGCGGGCCAGGGGTTTGCCGTCGCCGGTTATGACACAGGGTTTGCCGCAGACGTCGCCATTAATAAAACGGACAATGAGCTTTCCGGAACCGCGCTCAACGATATCATAGATGGCGGCCAAGGAAACGACACCATTTCCGGGGGAGAAGGCGACGACATACTTGCCGGCGGCCTGGGGAATGACGTTCTTTCCGGCGGAGCCGGAGACGACGCCTATCGCTTTGAGCTGGGCGACGGCCGGGATGTCATCATCAACAAAGATCAGAATTCGTCAGATGACAGGCTGGTGTTTGGGGACGGGATAGATTCTGCAAGCGTTTTGTTCCAGAGCAGCGGCAACGATCTCCTGGTGAAGATTGCCGGAACCGAAGATTCCCTGACCATTAAAAGCTGGTATCTGGGAGATGAATTTCGATTGGACCGATTCGAGCTTTCAACCGGTTTGTATTTAATGGCTTCCGATGTGGACAAACTTGTGGAAGCGATGGAGGTGGAGGATTTTGATTTCAGCGATGTGGGAGATCTGGAATTGCAGGATCTCCCGGGTTCCTGGCCCGGCGCGGTCGCCGGCAATTGGCGTTCAACTCCCCTTCATGTGGGAACGGAGATGAATGACACACTTTTCGGGAACGCCGACGATGATCTGATTTACGGCGGAGCCGGAGATGATGCCCTTCATGGACAAGACGGCGACGACACGCTTTACGGCGGCGGCGGCAATGACATGTTGTCCGGCATGGAAGGTGATGACGTTCTTTCCGGCGGAAGTGGGAGTGACACGCTTTGGGGGTGGCTCGGGAATGACGAGCTTAACGGCGGAGCCGGAGATGATGAACTTTATGGACAACAGGGGGATGACTTTCTTAACGGCGGAGCTGGAAATGATGTCTTTTATGGGCACGAGGGCAAGGACGTTCTTAACGGCGATGATGGCAATGACAGGGTATACGGCGGGACAGACGATGACGTTCTTTACGGCGGAGCCGGAGATGATGACCTTCATGGACAAGGCGGCGACGACACGCTTTACGGTGGCGGCGGCAATGACATGCTGTCCGGAATGGAAGGTAATGACGTTTTTTTCGGCGGAAGCGGGAGTGACACGCTTTGGGGGTGGCTCGGGAATGACGTTCTTAACGGCGGAGCCGGCGATGATGAACTTTATGGACAACAAGGGGATGACTTTCTTAACGGCGGAGCTGGAGATGATGTCCTTCACGGGCACGAGGGAAACGACGTTCTGAACGGCGATGATGGAAATGACAGAGTATACGGAGAGGCAGGCGATGACAAGCTTTATGGCGGAGCCGGAAATGATGCCCTTCATGGACAAGAAGGTAATGACGTTCTTTTCGGAGATGATGGCGATGACATGTTGTCCGGCATGGAAGGTAATGACGTTCTTTCCGGCGGAAGAGGGAGTGATACGCTTTGGGGGTGGCTCGGGAATGACGTTCTTAACGGCGGAGCCGGAGATGATGAACTTTATGGACAACAGGGGGATGACTTTCTTAACGGCGGAGCTGGAGATGATGTCCTTCATGGGCACGAGGGCAACGACGTTCTGAACGGCGATGATGGCAATGACGTGGTATACGGCGGGGCCGGAAACGACGAGTACAGGTTTGAAGTCGGCGACGGCCGGGATGTCATCATGAACCATGACGCCCTTTCATCAAACGACCGGGTGGCCTTTGGCGATGGAATCGATCCTGACAACCTGTGGTTCCGCCGGGAAGGAAATGATCTGACGGTGGAAATTCTTGGGACCGGCGACCAGGTGACCGTGAGAGACTGGCATTTGGGTGCTGAGTTCCAGGTGGATCGATTCCAGGTTTCCTCGGGTTCGTCTCTCACCGCCTCCGATGTCCAGGCCCTCGTGGACGCCATGGCCGGTTTCGCCCCTGTCCCGGGGGAAATCGCCGGCCCGGCCCCTCATGACCTTCCGGATTCCCTGAAACCTGTGATCGCGGCCCAGTGGCAATGA